One region of Rana temporaria chromosome 11, aRanTem1.1, whole genome shotgun sequence genomic DNA includes:
- the SLC35C1 gene encoding GDP-fucose transporter 1 isoform X1, producing the protein MYRTLKRSSILRMALEGEGETEKGGRESFLITSLKIAMVVALYWFVSITMVFLNKYLLDSPSLKLDAPIFVTFYQCVVTVLLCKTLGLLTMVIPTHMLEFPSIRFDLKVLRSVLPLSVVFIGMITFNNLCLKHLGVAFYTVGRCLSTVFNVLLSYIMLKQTTSLYALLSCGVILGGFCLGIDQEGAEGTLSWAGIFYGVLASLCVSLNAIYTKKVLPAVDGSIWRLTFYNNVNACILFLPLLLVFGEVGTLMAFDKLDSLYFWGMMTLGGVFGFAIGYVTGLQIKFTSPLTHNISGTAKACAQTVLAIIYYQQVKTVLWWTSNIMVLGGSFSYTWVKGLELKKTQDQPGQTNSTEEKSPAGV; encoded by the exons ATGTACAGGACTCTGAAACGCTCCAGCATCCTGAGGATGGCGCTAGAAGGGGAAGGAGAGACGGAGAAGGGGGGCCGGGAGTCCTTCCTGATCACATCACTGAAGATTGCCATGGTGGTCGCGCTCTATTGGTTCGTCTCCATCACCATGGTCTTCCTCAACAAGTACCTGCTGGACAGTCCATCCCTCAAGCTGGACGCCCCGATCTTCGTCACCTTCTACCAGTGTGTGGTCACCGTCCTCCTGTGTAAGACCCTCGGCCTGCTCACCATGGTCATCCCCACCCACATGCTGGAGTTCCCCTCCATACGTTTCGACCTCAAAGTCCTGCGCAGCGTGCTGCCCCTCTCCGTCGTCTTCATCGGTATGATCACCTTCAACAACCTGTGCCTCAAGCACCTCGGGGTGGCCTTCTACACGGTGGGCCGGTGCCTCAGTACCGTCTTCAACGTCCTGCTGTCCTACATCATGCTGAAGCAGACCACGTCCCTCTACGCCCTGCTGTCCTGCGGGGTCATCCTTG GTGGCTTCTGCCTCGGCATAGACCAAGAGGGCGCGGAAGGCACCTTGTCCTGGGCTGGAATATTTTATGGCGTCCTGGCCAGCCTGTGCGTTTCCCTGAACGCCATTTACACCAAAAAGGTCCTTCCTGCCGTTGATGGCAGCATCTGGCGCCTGACCTTCTACAACAATGTCAATGCTTGCATCCTCTTCCTGCCCCTGCTGCTGGTGTTCGGAGAGGTCGGCACCCTCATGGCATTTGACAAGCTGGACTCTTTGTACTTTTGGGGTATGATGACTCTGGGTGGGGTTTTCGGCTTTGCTATAGGGTACGTCACAGGACTACAGATTAAATTCACCAGCCCCTTGACTCACAACATCTCGGGAACGGCAAAGGCTTGCGCTCAGACCGTGCTGGCCATTATTTACTACCAGCAGGTGAAGACTGTGTTGTGGTGGACCAGTAATATCATGGTACTTGGAGGCTCTTTCTCCTACACATGGGTGAAGGGGTTGGAGCTGAAGAAGACACAAGATCAGCCTGGGCAGACTAATAGTACTGAGGAAAAAAGCCCTGCTGGGGTTTAA
- the SLC35C1 gene encoding GDP-fucose transporter 1 isoform X2 — protein MALEGEGETEKGGRESFLITSLKIAMVVALYWFVSITMVFLNKYLLDSPSLKLDAPIFVTFYQCVVTVLLCKTLGLLTMVIPTHMLEFPSIRFDLKVLRSVLPLSVVFIGMITFNNLCLKHLGVAFYTVGRCLSTVFNVLLSYIMLKQTTSLYALLSCGVILGGFCLGIDQEGAEGTLSWAGIFYGVLASLCVSLNAIYTKKVLPAVDGSIWRLTFYNNVNACILFLPLLLVFGEVGTLMAFDKLDSLYFWGMMTLGGVFGFAIGYVTGLQIKFTSPLTHNISGTAKACAQTVLAIIYYQQVKTVLWWTSNIMVLGGSFSYTWVKGLELKKTQDQPGQTNSTEEKSPAGV, from the exons ATGGCGCTAGAAGGGGAAGGAGAGACGGAGAAGGGGGGCCGGGAGTCCTTCCTGATCACATCACTGAAGATTGCCATGGTGGTCGCGCTCTATTGGTTCGTCTCCATCACCATGGTCTTCCTCAACAAGTACCTGCTGGACAGTCCATCCCTCAAGCTGGACGCCCCGATCTTCGTCACCTTCTACCAGTGTGTGGTCACCGTCCTCCTGTGTAAGACCCTCGGCCTGCTCACCATGGTCATCCCCACCCACATGCTGGAGTTCCCCTCCATACGTTTCGACCTCAAAGTCCTGCGCAGCGTGCTGCCCCTCTCCGTCGTCTTCATCGGTATGATCACCTTCAACAACCTGTGCCTCAAGCACCTCGGGGTGGCCTTCTACACGGTGGGCCGGTGCCTCAGTACCGTCTTCAACGTCCTGCTGTCCTACATCATGCTGAAGCAGACCACGTCCCTCTACGCCCTGCTGTCCTGCGGGGTCATCCTTG GTGGCTTCTGCCTCGGCATAGACCAAGAGGGCGCGGAAGGCACCTTGTCCTGGGCTGGAATATTTTATGGCGTCCTGGCCAGCCTGTGCGTTTCCCTGAACGCCATTTACACCAAAAAGGTCCTTCCTGCCGTTGATGGCAGCATCTGGCGCCTGACCTTCTACAACAATGTCAATGCTTGCATCCTCTTCCTGCCCCTGCTGCTGGTGTTCGGAGAGGTCGGCACCCTCATGGCATTTGACAAGCTGGACTCTTTGTACTTTTGGGGTATGATGACTCTGGGTGGGGTTTTCGGCTTTGCTATAGGGTACGTCACAGGACTACAGATTAAATTCACCAGCCCCTTGACTCACAACATCTCGGGAACGGCAAAGGCTTGCGCTCAGACCGTGCTGGCCATTATTTACTACCAGCAGGTGAAGACTGTGTTGTGGTGGACCAGTAATATCATGGTACTTGGAGGCTCTTTCTCCTACACATGGGTGAAGGGGTTGGAGCTGAAGAAGACACAAGATCAGCCTGGGCAGACTAATAGTACTGAGGAAAAAAGCCCTGCTGGGGTTTAA